Proteins encoded together in one Miscanthus floridulus cultivar M001 chromosome 16, ASM1932011v1, whole genome shotgun sequence window:
- the LOC136509950 gene encoding uncharacterized protein — protein MPLPPAPSPSTGARGGAATPPSKPQSPLRITHEGEFYARLLTRESSVGNPPSFRYYGTGTGAVPFVWESQPGTPKDAYSSSSSRMLAAAAVAPVITPPPSYYLRSGVPLGHSARRHGKTGGGSRSSGKYFGYKLKWVKVSFIATVFRSLAFGNKSRSSSSAASVKSTSSSSTRWLFSSSSTADDAEAREQEYCGYDPAGEPRTKGVFCLGIRPSPWMVQFCSGQREQTGWVYGWRPS, from the coding sequence ATGCCGCTGCCGCCAGCTCCCAGTCCCAGCACCGGCgcccgcggcggcgcggcgacgcCGCCCAGCAAGCCGCAGAGCCCGCTCCGCATCACGCACGAGGGCGAGTTCTACGCGCGCCTGCTCACCAGGGAGAGCTCGGTCGGGAACCCGCCGTCCTTCCGCTACTACGGCACGGGGACCGGCGCCGTGCCGTTCGTGTGGGAGTCCCAGCCGGGGACGCCCAAGGAcgcctactcctcctcctcctcccggatgCTGGCCGCCGCCGCAGTCGCGCCGGTCATCACCCCGCCGCCCTCCTACTACCTCCGCAGCGGCGTGCCACTCGGCCACAGCGCCCGGCGCCACGGCAAGACTGGCGGCGGCAGCAGGAGTAGCGGCAAGTACTTCGGGTACAAGCTCAAGTGGGTCAAGGTCAGCTTCATCGCCACCGTCTTCCGCAGCCTCGCCTTCGGTAATAAGTCGAGGTCCTCATCGTCGGCGGCGTCGGTCAAGTCCACGTCGTCGTCCTCTACACGCTGGCTCTTCTCCAGCTCCAGCACCGCCGACGACGCCGAAGCCCGGGAGCAGGAGTACTGCGGCTACGATCCTGCTGGTGAGCCGCGGACAAAGGGGGTGTTCTGCCTCGGCATCCGGCCGAGCCCGTGGATGGTGCAGTTCTGCAGCGGCCAGAGGGAGCAGACTGGCTGGGTGTACGGCTGGCGCCCGTCGTAG
- the LOC136511119 gene encoding uncharacterized protein, with product MLIRAACACAAGKTPWKRLTRELRRCCTSPRAPLETGRVEQNALAMLLCLGIARRSTWAGCVSVHGVFRTFDRKIGSGRVARVVMETIAEQVELPPLELARFITRSALPLAARCVTGYSAYGAALELLREAIDVVLQAEDLYIDAPRRINDRKYVAIDPKVYRELAQARAELLVMQTRIMLRDGERAIAEDHCLSAIGLLEVACGDCHPKTLVAMAFLEQAASEGSTEEPRGVTLLPVVGHDTIRFSILKQSYARSPTLLKVPKSNSA from the exons ATGCTGATACGTGCCGCCTGCGCGTGTGCAGCCGGGAAGACGCCGTGGAAGCGCTTGACGCGTGAGCTCCGGCGATGCTGCACCTCGCCACGCGCGCCACTAGAAACCGGCCGCGTCGAGCAGAACGCGCTGGCGATGCTGCTGTGCCTTGGGATCGCCCGGCGGAGCACGTGGGCCGGGTGTGTCTCCGTGCACGGCGTGTTCCGAACCTTCGACCGCAAGATCGGCTCCGGCCGAGTCGCCCGTGTCGTCATGGAGACCATCGCCGAGCAGG TGGAGCTGCCGCCGCTGGAGCTCGCGCGGTTCATCACGCGCTCCGCGCTTCCGCTCGCCGCACGCTGCGTGACTGGGTACTCTGCGTATGGCGCCGCGCTCGAGCTGCTCCGGGAAGCCATCGACGTCGTCCTCCAGGCCGAGGACTTGTACATCGACGCGCCTCGCCGGATTAATGATCGCAAGTACGTGGCGATCGACCCGAAGGTATATAGGGAGCTCGCCCAAGCGAGGGCGGAGCTCCTCGTGATGCAGACAAGGATTATGCTAAGGGACGGAGAGCGCGCCATCGCCGAGGACCACTGCCTGTCGGCGATTGGCCTCCTAGAGGTAGCCTGCGGCGACTGCCACCCTAAGACGCTGGTGGCCATGGCTTTCTTGGAGCAGGCCGCAAGCGAGGGCAGCACAGAGGAGCCACGTGGCGTCACTCTCCTGCCTGTGGTCGGCCACGACACCATTCGTTTCTCAATCCTGAAGCAA agctacgcgagatctccaactttgcttaaagtgccAAAGTCTAATTCGGCCTGA